A portion of the Hoplias malabaricus isolate fHopMal1 chromosome 1, fHopMal1.hap1, whole genome shotgun sequence genome contains these proteins:
- the kifap3b gene encoding kinesin-associated protein 3b isoform X1, translated as MNRGDDAGRRAVSQTVKPGNIDVHPTEKALVIHYEVEASVLGERGDTVHEERKDCQKIIRLKSLNSSTDVASLARKVVDECKLIHPSKLAEVEHLLFYLQNRKKPGSKADKEEKKLVKPRELTPFEGMELDEEANINKIDEYVELLYENIPEKVRGSTLILHLARNPDNLEELLHNETALGALARVLREDWKQSVELATTIVYIFFCFSSFSQFHGLITHYKIGALCMNIIEHELKRYDLWQDELEKKSKACDDDPENQTLKKEQEKAYKKYQSLLVKQEQLLRVALYLLLNLAEDTRTELKMRNKNIVHLLVKMLERDNKELLVLVVSFLKKLSIFLENKNDMAEMDTVEKLAHLVPCEHEDLMNMTLRLLLNLSFDTGLRSKMVQVGLLPKLTALLASESHKQIVMCILYHISMDDRSKAMFAYTDCIPQLMQMLFEHGEERIDSELISFCINLAANLRNAHIICQGNGLKMLMKRALKCKDPLLMKMIRNISQHDGPLKQLFLDYVGDLAAQVGPDDDEEYVIECLGTLANLTISDLDWELLLREYNLVPYLKDHLKPGSAEDDLILEVVIMIGTVSMDDSCAVMLAKSGIIPALIELLNAKQEDDEFVCQIIYVFYQMVFHQATRDVIIKDTQAPAYLIDLMHDKNTEIRKVCDNTLDIIAEYDEEWGRKIQSEKFRWHNSQWLEMVESRQMDDAEPFLYGDDPESLEQADLFYSTDGMPPEGSLSPDPYSQFHSQNGDFNGCNGSNGRPPTAYGFRPDEHFYGVSS; from the exons ATGAACAGAGGAGACGATGCAGGACGACGCGCAGTATCTCAAACG GTGAAGCCGGGAAACATAGACGTTCATCCCACTGAGAAAGCTTTAGTGATTCACTATGAGGTGGAGGCGTCCGTcctgggagagagaggagacactGTCCACGAGGAGAGGAAAGACTGCCAGAAAAT TATTCGTCTGAAGAGTCTGAACTCCAGCACGGACGTGGCCTCTCTGGCCCGGAAGGTGGTGGACGAGTGTAAACTCATCCATCCGTCCAAACTGGCAGAGGTGGAGCACCTGCTCTTCTACCTGCAGAATCGCAAGAAACCTGGCAGCAAAG CCGATAAAGAAGAGAAGAAGTTAGTCAAGCCCAGAGAGCTCACTCCGTTTGAGGGGATGGAG CTTGATGAAGAGGCCAACATTAATAAAATTGATGAATACGTGGAGCTGCTGTATGAAAACATTCCTGAAAAAGTCCGAGGCTCCACCCTCATCCTGCACCTGGCTCGCAACCCGGACAACCTGGAGGAGCTGCTGCACAACG AAACTGCTCTTGGGGCTCTGGCTCGCGTGTTGAGGGAAGACTGGAAGCAGAGTGTGGAGTTGGCCACCACCATCGTCTACATCTTCTTCTGCTTCTCCAG CTTCTCTCAGTTCCATGGTCTGATCACACACTATAAGATCGGCGCTCTGTGCATGAACATCATCGAACACGAGCTGAAGAGATATGACCTGTGGCAGGACGAACTGGAGAAGAAGAGCAAGGCTT GTGATGATGACCCTGAGAACCAGACTCTgaagaaggagcaggagaaagCTTATAAGAAATACCAGAGTCTTCTAGTCAAGCAGGAACAGCTTCTCAGGG TGGCCCTGTATCTGCTGCTGAATTTGGCTGAGGACACGAGGACGGAGTTGAAgatgagaaataaaaacatcGTTCACCTGCTGGTGAAGATGCTGGAACGAGACAACAAGGagctgctggtgctggtggtctCCTTCCTTAAAAAGCTCAGCATATTCCTGGAGAACAAGAATGACATG GCGGAGATGGACACAGTGGAGAAACTGGCTCATCTGGTGCCGTGTGAACATGAAGATTTGATGAACATGACGCTGCGCCTCCTCCTCAATCTCTCCTTCGACACGGGGCTCAGGAGCAAGATGGTGCAAGTGGGACTGCTCCCAAAACTCACCGCTCTGCTGG CCAGTGAGAGTCATAAACAGATTGTGATGTGCATCCTGTACCACATCAGTATGGATGACCGCTCTAAAGCCATGTTTGCCTACACAGACTGCATCCCTCAG CTAATGCAGATGCTGTTTGAACACGGAGAGGAGAGAATCGACTCTGAGCTCATCTCCTTTTGCATCAACCTGGCGGCGAACCTGAGGAATGCCCACATCATCTGTCAGG GAAACGGCCTGAAGATGCTGATGAAGAGAGCGCTGAAGTGTAAGGACCCTCTGTTGATGAAGATGATCAGAAACATCTCGCAACATGACGGTCCACTCAAACAGCTTTTCCTG GATTATGTGGGTGATCTGGCGGCTCAGGTTGGACCGGACGATGATGAGGAGTATGTGATTGAGTGTTTGGGAACTCTGGCTAATCTGACCATCTCTGACTTGGACTGGGAGCTGTTACTGAGGGAGTATAACCTCGTACCATACCTCAAAGACCACCTCAAACCTG GGTCAGCGGAGGATGACCTGATACTGGAGGTGGTAATAATGATTGGCACTGTGTCCATGGACGATTCCTGCGCTGTGATGTTGGCAAAATCCGGGATTATCCCAGCCCTCATTGAGCTTCTAAACG CCAAACAGGAGGACGACGAGTTTGTGTGCCAGATCATTTATGTCTTCTACCAGATGGTGTTCCACCAGGCCACCAGGGACGTCATCATTAAGGACACTC AGGCTCCTGCTTACCTCATCGACCTCATGCAtgacaaaaacacagagatcaggAAGGTGTGCGACAACACGCTGGATATTATTGCA gagtATGATGAAGAGTGGGGGCGTAAGATTCAGAGTGAAAAGTTTCGCTGGCACAACTCTCAGTGGCTGGAGATGGTGGAGAGTCGACAGATGGACGACGCTGAACCGTTCCTCTACGGCGACGACCCAGAGAGCCTGGAGCAGGCCGACCTCTTCTACAGCACTG ATGGGATGCCCCCTGAAGGGAGTCTGAGTCCGGACCCTTACTCTCAGTTCCACTCTCAGAACGGAGATTTTAATGGATG TAACGGATCGAATGGACGTCCTCCCACGGCCTACGGCTTCCGGCCGGACGAACACTTCTACGGCGTGTCCAGCTAA
- the kifap3b gene encoding kinesin-associated protein 3b isoform X2, with the protein MQDDAQYLKRKVKPGNIDVHPTEKALVIHYEVEASVLGERGDTVHEERKDCQKIIRLKSLNSSTDVASLARKVVDECKLIHPSKLAEVEHLLFYLQNRKKPGSKADKEEKKLVKPRELTPFEGMELDEEANINKIDEYVELLYENIPEKVRGSTLILHLARNPDNLEELLHNETALGALARVLREDWKQSVELATTIVYIFFCFSSFSQFHGLITHYKIGALCMNIIEHELKRYDLWQDELEKKSKACDDDPENQTLKKEQEKAYKKYQSLLVKQEQLLRVALYLLLNLAEDTRTELKMRNKNIVHLLVKMLERDNKELLVLVVSFLKKLSIFLENKNDMAEMDTVEKLAHLVPCEHEDLMNMTLRLLLNLSFDTGLRSKMVQVGLLPKLTALLASESHKQIVMCILYHISMDDRSKAMFAYTDCIPQLMQMLFEHGEERIDSELISFCINLAANLRNAHIICQGNGLKMLMKRALKCKDPLLMKMIRNISQHDGPLKQLFLDYVGDLAAQVGPDDDEEYVIECLGTLANLTISDLDWELLLREYNLVPYLKDHLKPGSAEDDLILEVVIMIGTVSMDDSCAVMLAKSGIIPALIELLNAKQEDDEFVCQIIYVFYQMVFHQATRDVIIKDTQAPAYLIDLMHDKNTEIRKVCDNTLDIIAEYDEEWGRKIQSEKFRWHNSQWLEMVESRQMDDAEPFLYGDDPESLEQADLFYSTDGMPPEGSLSPDPYSQFHSQNGDFNGCNGSNGRPPTAYGFRPDEHFYGVSS; encoded by the exons ATGCAGGACGACGCGCAGTATCTCAAACG GAAGGTGAAGCCGGGAAACATAGACGTTCATCCCACTGAGAAAGCTTTAGTGATTCACTATGAGGTGGAGGCGTCCGTcctgggagagagaggagacactGTCCACGAGGAGAGGAAAGACTGCCAGAAAAT TATTCGTCTGAAGAGTCTGAACTCCAGCACGGACGTGGCCTCTCTGGCCCGGAAGGTGGTGGACGAGTGTAAACTCATCCATCCGTCCAAACTGGCAGAGGTGGAGCACCTGCTCTTCTACCTGCAGAATCGCAAGAAACCTGGCAGCAAAG CCGATAAAGAAGAGAAGAAGTTAGTCAAGCCCAGAGAGCTCACTCCGTTTGAGGGGATGGAG CTTGATGAAGAGGCCAACATTAATAAAATTGATGAATACGTGGAGCTGCTGTATGAAAACATTCCTGAAAAAGTCCGAGGCTCCACCCTCATCCTGCACCTGGCTCGCAACCCGGACAACCTGGAGGAGCTGCTGCACAACG AAACTGCTCTTGGGGCTCTGGCTCGCGTGTTGAGGGAAGACTGGAAGCAGAGTGTGGAGTTGGCCACCACCATCGTCTACATCTTCTTCTGCTTCTCCAG CTTCTCTCAGTTCCATGGTCTGATCACACACTATAAGATCGGCGCTCTGTGCATGAACATCATCGAACACGAGCTGAAGAGATATGACCTGTGGCAGGACGAACTGGAGAAGAAGAGCAAGGCTT GTGATGATGACCCTGAGAACCAGACTCTgaagaaggagcaggagaaagCTTATAAGAAATACCAGAGTCTTCTAGTCAAGCAGGAACAGCTTCTCAGGG TGGCCCTGTATCTGCTGCTGAATTTGGCTGAGGACACGAGGACGGAGTTGAAgatgagaaataaaaacatcGTTCACCTGCTGGTGAAGATGCTGGAACGAGACAACAAGGagctgctggtgctggtggtctCCTTCCTTAAAAAGCTCAGCATATTCCTGGAGAACAAGAATGACATG GCGGAGATGGACACAGTGGAGAAACTGGCTCATCTGGTGCCGTGTGAACATGAAGATTTGATGAACATGACGCTGCGCCTCCTCCTCAATCTCTCCTTCGACACGGGGCTCAGGAGCAAGATGGTGCAAGTGGGACTGCTCCCAAAACTCACCGCTCTGCTGG CCAGTGAGAGTCATAAACAGATTGTGATGTGCATCCTGTACCACATCAGTATGGATGACCGCTCTAAAGCCATGTTTGCCTACACAGACTGCATCCCTCAG CTAATGCAGATGCTGTTTGAACACGGAGAGGAGAGAATCGACTCTGAGCTCATCTCCTTTTGCATCAACCTGGCGGCGAACCTGAGGAATGCCCACATCATCTGTCAGG GAAACGGCCTGAAGATGCTGATGAAGAGAGCGCTGAAGTGTAAGGACCCTCTGTTGATGAAGATGATCAGAAACATCTCGCAACATGACGGTCCACTCAAACAGCTTTTCCTG GATTATGTGGGTGATCTGGCGGCTCAGGTTGGACCGGACGATGATGAGGAGTATGTGATTGAGTGTTTGGGAACTCTGGCTAATCTGACCATCTCTGACTTGGACTGGGAGCTGTTACTGAGGGAGTATAACCTCGTACCATACCTCAAAGACCACCTCAAACCTG GGTCAGCGGAGGATGACCTGATACTGGAGGTGGTAATAATGATTGGCACTGTGTCCATGGACGATTCCTGCGCTGTGATGTTGGCAAAATCCGGGATTATCCCAGCCCTCATTGAGCTTCTAAACG CCAAACAGGAGGACGACGAGTTTGTGTGCCAGATCATTTATGTCTTCTACCAGATGGTGTTCCACCAGGCCACCAGGGACGTCATCATTAAGGACACTC AGGCTCCTGCTTACCTCATCGACCTCATGCAtgacaaaaacacagagatcaggAAGGTGTGCGACAACACGCTGGATATTATTGCA gagtATGATGAAGAGTGGGGGCGTAAGATTCAGAGTGAAAAGTTTCGCTGGCACAACTCTCAGTGGCTGGAGATGGTGGAGAGTCGACAGATGGACGACGCTGAACCGTTCCTCTACGGCGACGACCCAGAGAGCCTGGAGCAGGCCGACCTCTTCTACAGCACTG ATGGGATGCCCCCTGAAGGGAGTCTGAGTCCGGACCCTTACTCTCAGTTCCACTCTCAGAACGGAGATTTTAATGGATG TAACGGATCGAATGGACGTCCTCCCACGGCCTACGGCTTCCGGCCGGACGAACACTTCTACGGCGTGTCCAGCTAA